CGTCGCTTGCTGACCTTGTCGTGCTGCGTGACGTGCTTGTGCAGGCGCTCCAGGTACGAGGCCTGGGCCTTGGAACCCGGGGTCGGGTTGTTGTGGATCACGTACATCTGCTGGCCCATGGTCCACACGTTGGTGGTCAGCCAGTAGACGAGGACACCGACCGGGAAGTTGATGCCGAAGACGGCGAACATGACCGGGAAGACGTACATCAGCATCTTCTGCTGCTGCATGAACGGCGTCTTCACCGTGGTGTCGACGTTCTTCGTCATCAGCTGGCGCTGGGTGAAGAACTGCGACGCCGACATCATGATGATCATGATGGCGGTGACCACGCGGACGTCGGTGAGGGAGGCACCGAGTGCTTCCACCTTCGACGAGCTGTCGGTGAACTTCACAGCGAGCGGCGCACCGACGATGTGCGCCTTCTGTGCGCTCTGCAGCAGGCTGTCGTTGATCACGCCGATGGTGTCGTTCGACGCGATGCTGTTGAGCACGTGGTACAGGGCGAAGAAGAACGGGGACTGCGCCAGGATGGGAAGGCACGAGGACAGCGGGTTGGTACCCGTCTCCTTGTACAGCTTCATCATCTCTTCGGACTGACGCTGCTTGTCGTTCTTGTAGCGCTCCTGGATCTTCTTCATCTCGGGCTGAAGCGTCTGCATCGCCCGGGTCGCCTTGATCTGCTTCACGAAGAGCGGGATCAGGCAGATACGGATCAGGATCACCAGGGACACGATCGACAGGCCCCAGGCCCAGCCGGTGTCGGGGCCGAAGAGGGCGCCGTACACCGAGTGGAACTGGACGATGACCCAGGAGACGGGTGTGGTGATAAAGCTGAAGAGGCTGGCAATCGTGTCCACTAATCAT
This is a stretch of genomic DNA from Streptomyces hawaiiensis. It encodes these proteins:
- the yidC gene encoding membrane protein insertase YidC: MDTIASLFSFITTPVSWVIVQFHSVYGALFGPDTGWAWGLSIVSLVILIRICLIPLFVKQIKATRAMQTLQPEMKKIQERYKNDKQRQSEEMMKLYKETGTNPLSSCLPILAQSPFFFALYHVLNSIASNDTIGVINDSLLQSAQKAHIVGAPLAVKFTDSSSKVEALGASLTDVRVVTAIMIIMMSASQFFTQRQLMTKNVDTTVKTPFMQQQKMLMYVFPVMFAVFGINFPVGVLVYWLTTNVWTMGQQMYVIHNNPTPGSKAQASYLERLHKHVTQHDKVSKRRDRAIVKAIVAKGRDRNEFERKFINGLSKAGLAAQADGTVIKSDAAAAAEAEDGAPITATGAPKRQQPKRQSKSQRQHGGVGGAKVADEDEPKTSLIKSEESEDAKPSAAAKKGGAKPAGGTRSKAQSGQRKGPQRPKSPSKK